The proteins below come from a single Rosa rugosa chromosome 2, drRosRugo1.1, whole genome shotgun sequence genomic window:
- the LOC133734538 gene encoding uncharacterized protein LOC133734538 produces the protein MEKRMERKKLRAVSPISRGKNNCTHDERRLKTTWEVIRVDMNSRLLRLQGSFGLRYLYTQPKDFTIGCLNSLDSTKKLSELDQQNKDQEDKFLNYIQGVY, from the exons ATGGAAAaaagaatggagagaaaaaaacTGCGTGCAGTTAGCCCGATCTCTAGAGGAAAGAACAACTGCACGCACGATGAGAGGAGATTGAAGACGACGTGGGAGGTGATAAGAGTAGATATG AATTCCAGATTATTGCGATTACAGGGGTCTTTTGGCTTGAGATATTTGTACACCCAACCGAAAGATTTCACAATTGGATGCTTGAATTCATTGGACAGT ACCAAAAAATTGTCCGAGTTGGATCAACAAAATAAAGATCAAGAAGACAAGTTTCTCAACTATATCCAAG